One window of the Mycobacterium sp. SVM_VP21 genome contains the following:
- a CDS encoding PaaI family thioesterase: MPTISSDESGQLLERYGPLAQAVRDLIDATIRTQADDATAREVTAQVQELTERLRGGTLSDSPGLRYVVDGRPLAWGNAVVGLRNPIAPPLVIQHGENGHCWSDFHLGAAYEGPPSLVHGGVSALVLDHVLGEAASDGLTKPRYTGTITVKYLRGTPLGPLHAEASIYRREGVKTYARGHISDANGVTVEAEGVFITPSWARDGLE; the protein is encoded by the coding sequence GTGCCGACGATCAGCTCCGACGAGAGCGGACAGCTGTTGGAGCGCTACGGTCCGCTGGCTCAGGCGGTCCGCGACCTGATCGACGCCACTATCCGCACCCAGGCCGACGATGCCACGGCTCGTGAGGTGACCGCCCAGGTGCAGGAGCTGACCGAGCGGCTTCGTGGCGGAACCCTCAGCGACTCACCGGGTCTGCGCTACGTCGTCGATGGGCGACCACTGGCGTGGGGCAACGCGGTAGTGGGCCTGCGTAACCCGATCGCCCCGCCGCTGGTGATCCAGCACGGGGAGAACGGGCACTGCTGGAGCGACTTTCACCTGGGAGCGGCCTACGAGGGTCCGCCGTCGCTGGTCCACGGCGGGGTCAGCGCGCTGGTCCTCGACCACGTGCTCGGTGAGGCGGCCAGCGACGGCCTGACCAAGCCGCGCTACACCGGCACGATCACGGTGAAGTACCTGCGCGGCACACCTCTGGGGCCGTTGCATGCCGAAGCCTCGATCTACCGCAGGGAAGGCGTGAAAACCTATGCTCGCGGACATATTTCGGACGCCAACGGGGTCACTGTGGAGGCCGAGGGGGTTTTCATTACGCCGTCCTGGGCCCGCGACGGGCTCGAGTGA
- a CDS encoding bifunctional [glutamine synthetase] adenylyltransferase/[glutamine synthetase]-adenylyl-L-tyrosine phosphorylase, whose translation MAYPGAQRRKLPSVGRLGLVDRYAAADLTALGWYSAYTQPHVDVLWALSRAPDADLALRTLIRLSEAPGIDWAELSAALMADRGLRGRLFAVLGSSLTLGDHLITHPETWKLLASPVDSDDYSITLPSAAELRAMFTDCVAATTDGAYIDRLRALYRDRMLVLASIDLAPTVEQLPALPFVAVGEHLADLADAALAAALRVAELQVCGPDAGADVPRIAVIAMGKCGARELNYVSDVDVIFVAEEADAASSRVAGELMRVAGEAFFEVDAGLRPEGRHGALVRTLESHIAYYQRWAKTWEFQALLKARAAVGDAELGRAYIEALLPMVWTACEREDFVADVQAMRRRVAQLVPAEIRTREIKLGSGGLRDVEFAVQLLQLVHGRSDESLHVASTVDALAALGAGGYIGREDSADLTASYEFLRLLEHRLQLQRLKRTHMLPPPDDDEALRWLARSAHVRPDGRHDALGVLREELKAQNRRVSRLHAKLFYQPLLEAVGPAGLELVGGLTPGAAERQLAALGYEAPHNALTHLGALTNQSGRRGRVQAVLLPTLLYWLSDTPNPDAGLLAYRRLSEAMAQQRWYLSTLRDSSAVAKRLMRVLGTSAYIPELLMRSPDVIQAYGDGPAGPKLLDTDSDAVSRALIASAGRYPDPVRAIASARSLRRHELARIASADLLGMLDVTEVCRALTAVWVAVLQAALDAIVRVNLPGSPDTDAQQAPAKIAVIGMGRLGGRELGYGSDADVMFVCEANEKATGVSDADAVRWATSIAEQVRALLGTASVDPPLQVDINLRPEGRSGPPVRTLASYAAYYDQWAQPWEIQALLRAHCVAGDVDLGRRFLQMVDATRYPPGGVSADAVREIRRVKARVDAERLPRGADPNTHTKLGRGGLADVEWTVQLLQLRHAHRVPALHNTSTLETLDAIAAAGLLEEDEVDRLRQAWLIATRARNALVLVRGKPTDQLPGPGRALNAVAVAAGWPGGDGGEFLDNYLRVTRRAKVVARKVFGD comes from the coding sequence ATGGCCTATCCCGGAGCTCAGCGCCGCAAGCTGCCCAGCGTCGGGCGCCTGGGTCTGGTCGACCGGTACGCCGCAGCAGACCTGACCGCGCTGGGCTGGTACAGCGCGTATACCCAACCGCACGTCGACGTGCTCTGGGCGCTGTCGCGCGCTCCCGACGCCGACCTCGCGCTGCGCACCCTGATCCGGTTGTCCGAGGCGCCGGGCATCGACTGGGCCGAGCTGAGCGCAGCGCTCATGGCCGATCGGGGACTGCGCGGGCGTCTGTTTGCGGTGCTGGGATCGTCACTGACGCTGGGGGATCACCTGATCACCCATCCGGAAACCTGGAAGTTGTTGGCCAGTCCGGTCGACTCCGACGACTACTCGATCACGCTGCCGTCAGCGGCTGAGCTGCGCGCGATGTTCACCGACTGCGTTGCCGCCACCACCGATGGCGCCTACATCGATCGGCTGCGAGCGTTGTACCGCGACCGGATGCTGGTGTTGGCGTCGATAGACCTGGCGCCCACCGTCGAACAGCTGCCAGCCCTACCCTTCGTGGCGGTCGGCGAGCATCTGGCCGACCTGGCCGACGCCGCGCTGGCGGCCGCGCTACGGGTGGCCGAACTGCAGGTCTGCGGCCCCGACGCCGGGGCCGACGTGCCGCGGATTGCCGTGATCGCCATGGGCAAATGCGGTGCGCGGGAACTGAATTACGTCAGCGACGTCGACGTCATCTTCGTCGCCGAGGAAGCCGACGCGGCGAGCAGCCGAGTCGCCGGTGAGCTGATGCGGGTGGCCGGCGAGGCCTTCTTCGAAGTGGACGCCGGGCTGCGGCCCGAGGGCCGGCACGGCGCGCTGGTGCGAACCCTGGAATCACACATCGCCTACTACCAACGGTGGGCCAAGACCTGGGAGTTCCAAGCGCTGCTCAAGGCGCGCGCGGCCGTCGGCGACGCCGAATTGGGCCGGGCCTACATCGAGGCACTGCTGCCGATGGTCTGGACCGCCTGCGAGCGTGAGGATTTCGTCGCCGACGTGCAGGCGATGCGTCGCCGGGTGGCGCAGCTGGTACCCGCCGAGATCCGGACTCGCGAGATCAAGCTGGGCTCCGGGGGACTGCGCGACGTGGAGTTCGCCGTGCAGCTGCTGCAGCTGGTGCATGGCCGCAGTGATGAGTCATTGCATGTGGCATCCACGGTCGATGCGCTGGCGGCCTTGGGTGCCGGCGGCTACATCGGCCGGGAAGATTCGGCCGATCTGACCGCCTCCTACGAGTTCCTGCGACTCCTGGAACACCGGCTACAGCTGCAGCGGCTCAAGCGCACCCACATGCTCCCGCCGCCCGATGACGACGAGGCACTGCGCTGGCTGGCGCGCTCCGCGCATGTCCGCCCGGACGGCCGTCACGACGCCCTGGGCGTCCTTCGCGAAGAGCTCAAGGCGCAGAACCGGCGGGTGTCGCGGCTGCACGCCAAGCTCTTCTACCAACCGCTGCTGGAGGCCGTCGGCCCGGCGGGACTGGAGCTGGTCGGGGGACTGACTCCCGGTGCCGCGGAACGACAGCTGGCGGCACTCGGATACGAGGCGCCGCACAACGCTCTGACCCACCTGGGTGCGCTGACCAACCAGAGCGGTCGCCGGGGCCGGGTGCAGGCGGTGCTGCTGCCCACCCTGCTGTATTGGCTGTCGGACACGCCCAATCCCGACGCGGGGCTGCTGGCCTACCGGCGGCTGAGCGAGGCGATGGCTCAGCAGCGCTGGTATCTGAGCACGTTGCGGGACAGCAGTGCCGTGGCCAAGCGGCTGATGCGGGTGCTGGGCACCTCGGCCTACATCCCGGAACTGTTGATGCGCTCACCCGACGTCATCCAGGCATATGGCGATGGACCGGCCGGCCCCAAGCTGCTCGACACCGATTCTGACGCGGTGTCGCGGGCGCTGATCGCATCGGCGGGCCGCTACCCCGACCCGGTGCGCGCGATCGCCTCGGCCCGCAGCCTGCGGCGCCACGAATTGGCCCGCATCGCCTCGGCGGACCTGCTGGGCATGCTCGACGTCACCGAGGTCTGCCGGGCACTGACCGCGGTGTGGGTCGCGGTGTTGCAGGCCGCCCTGGACGCGATCGTCCGGGTCAATCTGCCCGGCTCGCCCGATACCGACGCGCAGCAAGCACCGGCGAAGATCGCGGTGATCGGCATGGGCCGACTCGGCGGGCGCGAACTGGGCTATGGCTCGGACGCCGACGTCATGTTCGTGTGCGAGGCCAACGAGAAGGCGACGGGGGTGAGCGACGCCGACGCGGTGCGCTGGGCCACGTCGATCGCCGAGCAGGTCCGGGCGCTGCTGGGCACGGCCAGCGTCGATCCGCCCCTGCAGGTTGACATCAATCTGCGTCCCGAGGGCCGTAGTGGCCCGCCGGTGCGCACGTTGGCCTCCTACGCGGCCTACTACGACCAGTGGGCGCAACCCTGGGAGATCCAGGCGCTGCTGCGGGCGCATTGCGTCGCCGGTGATGTGGACCTGGGCCGTCGTTTCCTGCAGATGGTCGACGCCACCCGCTATCCGCCCGGCGGGGTATCTGCCGACGCGGTGCGTGAGATTCGCCGGGTCAAGGCGCGTGTCGACGCCGAGCGACTGCCGCGCGGGGCCGACCCCAATACACACACCAAACTGGGCCGCGGCGGTCTGGCCGACGTCGAGTGGACCGTGCAGCTGCTGCAGTTGCGCCACGCCCACCGCGTTCCGGCGCTGCACAACACCTCTACGCTGGAAACCCTGGACGCCATCGCCGCTGCCGGGCTGCTCGAAGAAGACGAAGTGGACCGGCTCCGGCAGGCCTGGCTGATCGCCACCCGTGCGCGCAACGCGCTGGTGCTGGTTCGTGGCAAACCCACCGACCAACTGCCCGGGCCGGGCCGCGCGCTGAACGCGGTCGCGGTCGCCGCCGGCTGGCCCGGCGGCGACGGCGGTGAGTTCTTGGACAACTACCTCCGGGTGACGCGGCGGGCGAAGGTCGTCGCGCGCAAGGTATTCGGAGACTGA
- the glnA gene encoding type I glutamate--ammonia ligase: MDRQKEFVLRTLEERDIRFVRLWFTDVLGYLKSVAIAPAELEGAFDEGVGFDGSAIEGFARVFESDMVAHPDPSTFQLLPWVSDAGRQYSARMFCDITMPDGSPAWASSRHVLRRQLAKAGELGFACYVHPEIEFFLLEPGPYDGSTPVPADDAGYFDQSIHGSAANFRRHAIDALESMGISVEYSHHENAPGQQEIDLRYADALSMADNVMTFRYLIKEIALKEGVRASFMPKPFREHAGSAMHTHMSLFEGEVNAFHSPDDPLQLSVTAKSFIAGILEHANEISAVTNQWVNSYKRLIHGGEAPTAASWGASNRSALVRVPMYSPHKTSSRRIEVRSPDSACNPYLAFAVLLAAGLRGVEQGYELGPEAEDNVWALTPEERRAMGYKELPGTLERALSEMENSELVAEALGEQVFDFFLRNKRQEWANYRSHVTPYELQNYLSL, from the coding sequence ATGGACCGTCAGAAGGAGTTTGTGCTCCGCACGCTGGAGGAACGCGACATCCGTTTCGTCCGGCTTTGGTTCACCGATGTACTCGGTTATCTGAAATCAGTCGCGATCGCCCCGGCGGAACTTGAGGGCGCCTTCGACGAAGGCGTGGGCTTCGACGGCTCGGCGATCGAGGGTTTCGCCCGGGTCTTCGAATCCGACATGGTCGCTCACCCGGATCCGTCGACATTCCAGCTGCTGCCGTGGGTCTCCGACGCCGGCCGGCAGTACTCGGCGCGGATGTTCTGCGACATCACCATGCCGGACGGTTCGCCGGCTTGGGCGTCGTCGCGCCATGTGTTGCGTCGGCAGCTGGCCAAGGCCGGGGAACTGGGTTTCGCCTGCTATGTGCACCCCGAGATCGAGTTCTTCCTGCTGGAGCCCGGTCCCTACGACGGGAGCACCCCGGTTCCGGCCGATGACGCCGGCTACTTCGACCAGTCGATCCATGGTTCGGCCGCCAATTTCCGCCGGCACGCGATCGACGCGCTGGAGTCGATGGGCATCTCGGTGGAGTACAGCCACCATGAGAACGCTCCGGGCCAGCAGGAGATCGACCTGCGCTACGCCGACGCGCTGTCGATGGCCGACAACGTGATGACGTTCCGCTACCTGATCAAAGAGATCGCGCTCAAGGAGGGTGTGCGGGCGTCGTTCATGCCCAAGCCGTTCCGCGAGCACGCCGGTTCGGCCATGCACACCCACATGAGCCTGTTCGAGGGCGAAGTCAACGCCTTCCACAGCCCGGACGACCCGCTGCAGCTGTCCGTCACCGCCAAGTCGTTCATCGCGGGGATTCTCGAGCACGCCAACGAGATCAGCGCCGTCACCAACCAGTGGGTGAACTCCTACAAGCGGCTGATCCACGGTGGGGAAGCACCTACCGCGGCTTCCTGGGGCGCCTCCAACCGCTCGGCGCTGGTGCGGGTGCCGATGTACAGCCCGCACAAGACGTCGTCGCGGCGTATCGAGGTGCGTAGCCCGGACTCGGCATGCAACCCCTACCTGGCCTTCGCGGTGCTATTGGCCGCCGGTCTGCGCGGGGTGGAGCAGGGTTACGAACTCGGCCCGGAGGCCGAGGACAACGTCTGGGCATTGACTCCCGAGGAACGCCGGGCAATGGGCTACAAGGAACTGCCCGGCACCCTGGAGCGTGCGCTCAGCGAGATGGAGAACTCCGAGCTGGTCGCGGAAGCGTTGGGGGAGCAGGTCTTCGATTTCTTCCTGCGTAACAAGCGTCAGGAGTGGGCGAACTACCGCAGCCACGTGACCCCCTACGAGCTGCAGAACTACCTGTCGCTGTAG
- a CDS encoding alpha/beta hydrolase — MSSPTRRDRMTRTALTCLAIAVVAFTVGSCTRMTPGHAVLAVPRVGQPVQWDKCRFTADTNIKVPADAQCGFIGVPVDYSKPQGAVARLAMIRFPATKDKIGSLVINPGGPGESGIETAVGLVSSLPRQVREQFDLVGFDPRGVASSRPAVWCNSDKENDRLRALNQVDYSPEGVARIESETKEYVERCLEKTGKEFLANVGTVNVARDLDAIRAGLGDDKLTYLGYSYGTRIGAAYAEAYPQNVRAMILDGAVDPNADPIEEDLRQAQAFQGAFDDFAADCAKEAECPLGTDPAKAVDVYHSLVDPLVDKPAKTKDPRGLSYSDAIVGTIMALYSPTFWTHLNDGLSDLAGGRGDIMLSLADLYMRRDANGHYTNATDARVAVNCVDQPPVTDRAKVIEEDRRSREVAPFMSYGKFTGDAPLGTCAFWPVPPTTEPHAISVPDLPPTMVVSTTRDPATPYQAGVDLAKQLGGGLLTFNGTQHTVVFQGNECVDRFATRYLVDGTLPPTDAKC; from the coding sequence ATGAGCTCGCCGACGCGCCGCGACAGGATGACGCGCACCGCCCTGACCTGCCTCGCTATTGCGGTGGTGGCATTCACCGTCGGCAGCTGCACCCGAATGACGCCGGGCCACGCGGTGCTGGCCGTCCCGCGGGTCGGCCAACCGGTCCAATGGGACAAGTGCCGGTTCACCGCCGACACCAACATCAAGGTGCCCGCCGACGCCCAGTGCGGCTTCATCGGAGTTCCGGTGGACTACTCCAAGCCGCAGGGCGCCGTCGCCCGGCTGGCCATGATCCGATTCCCTGCCACCAAGGACAAGATCGGCTCGTTGGTGATCAACCCGGGCGGGCCGGGGGAGTCGGGAATCGAAACCGCGGTTGGCCTGGTCAGCTCGCTGCCGCGTCAGGTCCGTGAGCAGTTCGATCTGGTCGGGTTCGACCCGCGGGGAGTGGCGTCGTCACGGCCGGCGGTCTGGTGCAACTCCGACAAGGAGAACGACCGGCTGCGGGCCCTGAACCAGGTCGACTACAGCCCCGAGGGCGTGGCGCGCATCGAGAGCGAGACCAAGGAATACGTCGAACGCTGCCTGGAGAAGACCGGCAAGGAATTCCTGGCCAACGTCGGCACCGTCAACGTCGCCCGCGACCTCGACGCGATCCGCGCCGGGTTGGGCGACGACAAGCTGACCTATCTCGGCTATTCCTACGGCACCCGGATCGGCGCGGCCTACGCCGAGGCCTACCCGCAGAACGTGCGCGCGATGATCCTGGACGGCGCGGTGGACCCCAACGCGGACCCGATCGAAGAGGACCTGCGGCAGGCGCAGGCATTCCAGGGCGCGTTCGACGACTTCGCGGCCGACTGCGCCAAAGAAGCCGAATGCCCGCTGGGCACCGATCCGGCCAAGGCCGTCGACGTCTATCACAGCCTGGTCGACCCGCTGGTGGACAAGCCCGCCAAGACCAAGGACCCGCGCGGGCTGAGCTACAGCGATGCGATCGTCGGCACCATCATGGCCCTGTACTCGCCGACGTTCTGGACGCACCTCAACGACGGCCTGTCCGATCTGGCCGGCGGTCGCGGCGACATCATGCTGAGCCTGGCCGACCTCTACATGCGCCGGGACGCCAACGGCCACTACACAAACGCCACCGATGCCCGGGTCGCGGTCAACTGCGTCGACCAGCCGCCCGTCACCGACCGCGCCAAGGTGATCGAGGAAGACCGGCGTTCGCGCGAGGTGGCGCCCTTCATGAGCTACGGAAAGTTCACCGGCGACGCGCCGCTGGGCACATGTGCCTTCTGGCCGGTACCGCCGACGACTGAGCCGCACGCCATCTCGGTGCCGGATCTGCCGCCGACGATGGTGGTCTCCACGACTCGCGACCCGGCCACCCCATACCAGGCCGGTGTGGACTTGGCTAAGCAGCTGGGCGGGGGCCTGCTGACGTTCAACGGAACCCAGCACACCGTGGTATTCCAGGGCAACGAATGCGTGGACCGATTCGCCACGCGATACCTGGTCGACGGCACGTTGCCGCCAACCGATGCTAAGTGCTGA
- the panB gene encoding 3-methyl-2-oxobutanoate hydroxymethyltransferase, with the protein MSEHVYGASPVSSPGPARIAPQTRVHHLLQMKNEGRKWGMLTVYDYSSARIFDDAGIPVLLVGDSAANVVYGYDTTVAITIDELLPLVRAVVRGAPHALVVADLPFGSYEGGPAAALATATRFMKEGGAHAVKLEGGERVADQIATLTAAGIPVMAHIGFTPQSVNTLGGYRVQGRGDAAEQTIHDAIAVAEAGAFAVVMEMVPAELATQITGKLTIPTVGIGAGPNCDAQVLVWQDMAGMTTGKTARFVKRFGDVGGELRRAAEQYASEVAAGTFPAEEHCF; encoded by the coding sequence ATGTCTGAGCACGTTTATGGCGCTTCGCCTGTTTCCAGCCCTGGCCCCGCCCGCATTGCACCGCAGACCCGCGTCCATCATCTGCTGCAGATGAAGAACGAGGGCCGCAAATGGGGCATGCTCACGGTTTACGACTACTCCTCGGCCCGTATTTTCGATGACGCCGGCATCCCGGTGCTGCTGGTCGGCGACTCGGCGGCCAACGTGGTCTATGGCTACGACACCACCGTCGCCATCACCATCGACGAACTGCTCCCGCTGGTCCGTGCGGTGGTTCGTGGCGCACCGCATGCGCTGGTGGTTGCGGATCTGCCGTTCGGCTCCTATGAAGGCGGGCCGGCGGCGGCGCTGGCCACCGCCACCCGGTTCATGAAGGAGGGCGGCGCGCACGCGGTCAAGCTGGAAGGCGGCGAGCGGGTGGCCGATCAGATCGCCACGCTGACCGCGGCCGGCATCCCGGTGATGGCGCACATCGGGTTCACCCCGCAGAGCGTCAACACCCTCGGTGGCTACCGGGTGCAGGGGCGCGGTGACGCCGCCGAGCAGACCATCCACGACGCGATCGCGGTGGCCGAAGCGGGTGCGTTCGCGGTGGTGATGGAGATGGTGCCCGCCGAGCTGGCCACCCAGATCACCGGAAAGCTGACCATTCCCACCGTCGGGATCGGCGCCGGACCCAACTGCGACGCCCAGGTTCTGGTGTGGCAGGACATGGCCGGAATGACCACCGGCAAGACCGCCCGCTTCGTCAAGCGCTTCGGGGACGTGGGTGGCGAGTTGCGCCGTGCCGCAGAGCAGTACGCGTCAGAGGTAGCCGCGGGCACTTTCCCGGCCGAGGAGCACTGCTTCTAG
- a CDS encoding CYTH and CHAD domain-containing protein yields MSATNPSTSRFREVERKFDVDAEAISPSFDGIAGVAHVEQVPAQDLAAVYFDTPAHDLAARRVTLRRRTGGPDAGWHLKLPAGLDTRTEVRTPLGPEVPDELLDVVRAIVRDRPLAPVAQIRTARRVVVLRDDHGEVLAEFCDDQVTASADGDAEQHWREWELELGSGDLELLDRLSNRLLDTGAGPAGYGSKLARVLGAPAAPAHPTDRLHRALAEQIDQLLVADRAVRADADDAVHQMRVTIRRIRSLLQGEETAHAPLLDELQELGAVLGVARDAEVLAQRYQQALDELTPELVRGPVSERLVDGSLRRYETGRRRSLAAMRSPRYFRLLDGLDDLVSAPAAERYATVDIAYRRLRKAVKAAKTAADRDAALHRIRKAAKRLRYAAAAANKKKIAKRAKTIQTLLGDHQDSVVSRKHLLQQADAAAAAGEDTFTYGLLYAREVDLAARSRAALRPALRKLERVVR; encoded by the coding sequence GTGTCTGCAACCAACCCGAGCACCTCTCGGTTTCGCGAGGTGGAACGCAAGTTCGACGTTGACGCAGAGGCGATCTCGCCGTCCTTCGACGGTATCGCCGGGGTCGCCCACGTCGAGCAGGTGCCGGCACAGGACCTTGCGGCCGTCTACTTCGATACACCCGCGCACGACCTGGCGGCCCGGCGAGTCACGTTGCGCCGGCGCACCGGCGGTCCCGACGCCGGCTGGCACCTGAAGCTTCCTGCCGGCCTCGATACCCGCACCGAGGTGCGCACACCCCTGGGCCCGGAGGTTCCGGACGAACTGCTCGATGTGGTGAGGGCGATCGTCAGGGATCGGCCGCTGGCGCCCGTGGCACAAATCCGTACCGCCCGCCGCGTGGTGGTGCTGCGAGACGATCACGGTGAGGTGCTGGCCGAGTTCTGCGACGACCAGGTCACCGCGTCGGCCGACGGTGACGCCGAACAGCACTGGAGGGAATGGGAACTGGAACTGGGCAGCGGGGACCTTGAGCTGCTGGACCGACTGAGCAACCGGCTGCTCGACACCGGCGCCGGGCCGGCCGGCTACGGCTCCAAACTGGCCCGGGTGCTCGGTGCGCCGGCGGCGCCCGCGCACCCGACCGATCGCCTGCATCGGGCGCTGGCCGAGCAGATCGACCAACTGCTGGTCGCCGATCGCGCGGTGCGCGCCGACGCCGATGACGCGGTTCATCAAATGCGGGTGACGATCCGGCGGATCCGCAGCCTGTTGCAGGGCGAGGAGACGGCCCACGCCCCGCTGCTCGACGAACTGCAGGAATTGGGCGCCGTCCTGGGTGTCGCCCGCGACGCCGAGGTCCTGGCCCAGCGCTATCAGCAGGCGCTCGATGAACTGACACCAGAGCTGGTCCGCGGGCCGGTGAGCGAACGGCTGGTCGACGGTTCGCTGCGCCGCTATGAGACGGGGCGGCGGCGCAGCCTGGCCGCGATGCGCTCCCCGCGGTACTTCCGGCTGCTCGACGGGCTCGACGATCTGGTCAGCGCTCCGGCCGCCGAACGGTACGCCACCGTGGACATCGCCTACCGGCGGCTGCGCAAGGCCGTGAAGGCCGCCAAGACGGCCGCCGACCGCGACGCAGCACTGCACCGGATCCGCAAGGCCGCCAAGCGACTGCGCTACGCGGCCGCAGCAGCGAACAAGAAGAAGATCGCCAAGCGAGCGAAGACCATTCAGACCCTGCTCGGCGACCACCAGGACAGCGTGGTCAGCCGGAAACATCTGCTGCAGCAGGCCGACGCGGCGGCGGCCGCCGGCGAGGACACCTTCACCTACGGGCTGCTCTATGCCCGCGAAGTCGACCTCGCCGCGCGGAGCCGGGCGGCGTTGCGGCCCGCGCTGCGCAAGCTTGAGCGGGTGGTTCGGTAA
- a CDS encoding 2OG-Fe(II) oxygenase yields MTTRWERRVAAGNWDAVAAELDEYGGALLPRLLTVAEAARLRHCYADDERFRATVDMQRHRYGSGQYRYFAAPTPDPVDALKRALYPHLLQIARDWATRLGRDAPWPGDFDEWLEQCHRAGQTKPTALMLRYGPGDWNALHRDLYGELVFPLQVVINLSDPAVDYTGGEFLLVEQRPRAQSRGVAVQLPQGHGYVFTTRDRPVRSTRGWSTAPVRHGVSPIRSGERFTLGLIFHDAA; encoded by the coding sequence ATGACGACGCGCTGGGAGCGCCGGGTGGCTGCCGGCAACTGGGATGCCGTCGCCGCCGAGCTCGATGAGTACGGCGGAGCCCTGCTACCGCGGCTGCTGACGGTCGCCGAAGCCGCGCGGCTGCGGCATTGCTACGCCGACGACGAGCGCTTCCGCGCCACCGTCGACATGCAGCGCCATCGCTACGGGTCCGGGCAGTACCGATATTTCGCGGCACCGACACCCGATCCCGTCGATGCGCTCAAGCGGGCGCTGTACCCGCATCTGCTGCAGATCGCCCGGGACTGGGCGACCCGGCTGGGCCGCGACGCGCCCTGGCCCGGCGACTTCGACGAGTGGCTGGAACAGTGCCACCGGGCCGGTCAGACCAAACCGACCGCCCTGATGTTGCGCTACGGCCCCGGTGACTGGAACGCGCTGCACCGGGACCTCTACGGCGAGTTGGTGTTTCCACTACAGGTGGTGATCAACCTCAGCGACCCAGCCGTCGACTACACCGGGGGCGAGTTCCTGCTCGTCGAGCAGCGCCCGCGTGCGCAGTCTCGGGGCGTGGCCGTACAGCTGCCACAAGGCCACGGTTATGTGTTCACCACCCGCGATCGCCCGGTGCGCTCCACCCGCGGCTGGTCGACGGCGCCGGTGCGCCACGGTGTCTCACCGATCCGCTCGGGTGAGCGCTTCACACTGGGGCTGATCTTTCACGACGCCGCTTGA
- a CDS encoding class I SAM-dependent methyltransferase — protein sequence MTDALRDPREYWDEFYGGDAPVWSGQVNAVLAEITADLAPGRALDLGCGEGADAIWLAEDGWQVVAVDVSANALERASAAAQERQVISRIRFERHDLSTSFPVGRFDLVSAQFLHSPVQLDREEVLRRAAEAVAVGGRLLIVDHAAAPPWAGEHVHEHHFATAEEVLAGLGLDDAQWELLRLGTADRDAVGPHCQTGVLTDNVILLRRIGPTD from the coding sequence ATGACCGACGCACTGCGCGACCCGCGCGAATACTGGGACGAGTTCTACGGTGGCGATGCTCCGGTCTGGAGCGGGCAGGTCAACGCTGTGCTCGCCGAGATCACCGCGGACCTGGCGCCGGGCCGGGCATTGGATCTGGGCTGCGGTGAAGGGGCCGACGCGATCTGGCTAGCCGAAGACGGCTGGCAGGTGGTTGCGGTCGATGTCTCGGCCAACGCGCTGGAGCGGGCCAGCGCCGCGGCTCAAGAGCGCCAGGTGATCTCGCGGATCCGCTTCGAGCGCCATGATCTGTCCACCAGCTTCCCCGTCGGCCGCTTCGACTTGGTATCGGCGCAATTCCTGCACTCGCCGGTGCAACTGGACCGCGAGGAGGTGCTGCGCCGGGCGGCCGAAGCCGTGGCGGTGGGCGGCCGACTGCTGATCGTCGACCACGCCGCCGCGCCGCCGTGGGCCGGCGAGCACGTCCACGAGCATCACTTCGCCACGGCCGAGGAGGTACTGGCCGGGTTGGGCCTCGATGACGCGCAGTGGGAGCTGCTGCGGCTCGGGACTGCCGACCGCGACGCCGTCGGGCCCCACTGCCAGACCGGAGTGCTGACCGACAACGTGATCCTGTTGCGGCGCATCGGTCCCACGGACTAA